GCCACACGCTAGGGTCATGAGTAATGGCCCACATGTTCACCATTGCTGTGGTGTTGGCTGGGACCACCATTCCATTGCTCAGATGGACATCTGACGTGGACAATCGGGCCCATGAAAGGAGAGGCCCAATTGGATGCAATCGCAGGGTTTCTTTCACTATGGCTTCTAAGTATGGCAATTTTATCACATCAGCATCTGTAACTACCATCTTCTTTCCCACAACGCTGCGGAGTTCATTGCGAAGCCTAGTTTGCACTTGCTCATTCAAAATAAGCTCGGCCATTACCCACTCAGTAAGAAGTGCTGCTGTATCCGTGCCACGAAATATCATCTCCTGCGTGCAATcaagttgttttaaaaatattgataaaagttTTTCATACCAACCACACTACCAGATTATTAATTACAAgctaataaaagttatttaataagAGATGATTACGTGACATTAGTGTCACTTTGGAGTGtgcttaaatatttatttgtttgtctctattttttatttcttttgctaaTTAGAAAATGCAGATGAATAAAAAAGCGTATCGATCTTCTAAAACATATAACATTCTGCCCAGTTAAATTTGTAGAATCTTTTATATTTGggttatcattttttaattagagtCATGCGACAAATTCCCAGATTTGATATACTTTAGTTGCAGTAGATTTTTCAAACACATGCACGTGTTAAAACATGCATGGGCAATAAACTTCCGTACGTTATAGGTATGAGAGAAACACTAACCCATAAAACAGCAATGATGTCATCGTCTTCGAGCTTGTCATCCTCTTCTAGAGAGAGCAGCACGTCCACGAAGTCCGAGTCATCAGAAAGTTCTTTGAATGGAGCCATTATTCGGTGCTCCTCCAGAATCCTCTTTACAAATTTCTTCACTCTCGGAGCAAGAACGGAGCACCGTTCTCGAACACGTAAAGGGTCATAAAAGAAGCGGATCCAAGGAACGTAATCAGACCAGTTGAAAGCTCCCAAAAGGTCAAAACCTTCCCGGACCATGTCGCGCACCTCTTCGATCTCACGCCGATTATAACACTCATCTTGGTCGTGGTACCTTCTTCCAAAGACAGTTCCCATAACGTTATTCAGCGCTGCATCTTGGAGGTGTTTTCTTAGGCACACGAACCCGTTTTTGGACTGCTCGTGAGCTATAGCTCGTAACATGGCAGCGCAGTCTAGCAAGCGACCCGGCTCGTGGGCAAGAATGCGGCGTGGGGAGAAGAGGTGTGTCGAGGCTACCCTCCGCAGCAAGCGCCAATACGCACCGTTTGGCGCAAACCCAATGGCGCGGTTGAACATGAGGTTCTTAGCGGATTGTTTAATGGGGCGGTCAGCGAAATGGGGTGAGTTCAAGATTTCACGCGCCACGTGAGGGTCGGAAGTTACAACTACTGGGCTTGACCCCAAACTGAAGGCCATGAGTTTCGTGGCTGATAGGGCTGAAGCAATGGAAGCGAGGGTGCGATGAGGTAGGGCATGGTTTAAGCTAAACAAGAGGCCGAAGAGAGGGACTCCTTTTGGCCCGGGTATAGGGACCCGGCCCGTTTGGTTCTTTCCGTTTCTCCATGCAAGACCTCCTCCCCCTCTTGGGAAGGCCCACGCCATGATGGCAATGGAAAGAATTGCAGTGAGGATTATGAGCAAGAGTGGGTTGTGAGTTAAGTTTTGTGTTCCTGCTATGGCTGGAAGTGTAAACACCCACCAGCTAGTGTCTAATGCTGAGGATGGTAACCCCATTACAGTGCACAGAGGGAAATGGAAACAGAGTTTGAAGTAATAAGAGAGAGTGATGAAGATGGGATGGTTGTGAATAGCAGGGGAGAGGCTTGGTATAAATAGGTGTGCTTTCGTGCTTGCATGGATTGGAGAAGAAGCTTAGGGTAAGTTTGAAGATATTGTGTatttttaaagtacaaaaagtGTGTAATGATGCGTCTAATTGGGGTTAGAGATACGTGGcttaatttggtggttataagGTATCTACTTGTATAGTATGATATAGGCCGGTTACCACTCAACAATGATCCATCCATATACTGTTACGCCGCTCGTCAATCAAGTTAAACCAGGTTAAACAATGCTGAACTATAATTGAACCAAAATTTAAGTTAGACTAAtaatagagaataaaataaacaaatatctgattttaagatattaataaaGAACAACCaattagattttaatataaaattatttaaataagtctatttatattttattaaacttgtGATGATCTATAAATAAATGGTCAAGATGAGGTACACTTCACtcatattaaaaagaatattttataatgataataaaatcacTTCCTAAATAATAAAGTTCTACAATCTACACTTAAGTTAAGTTAAGCATTAAAgtgtcttttatatatatatatatatatatatatatatatattacacctAATAGCTTTCTAATCTATATAGTCTTCTAGAATGGTCATAGGCTTAACAGGTGCATATAATATGGCATTGGGAAAGCACGCTACGCATTCGTATTACAGacatttatttaagaattttttatctaaattgcATGACACAGACGAGGCCACAACGGTGGAGGAATTTTGAGCAACCGCCACTGCGCCCTTGAATGTCGGATCATGGAGCACAGGATTTTATTTTGGAGGCATGCATGCATGGACGTGTGTTAGGGCGGGAAGCAAGGTTGCAAATAGGAATGCACGTTGCTCGAGGCCTCGCCTCACGTGACTACGGGCTATTCGATAATATATGCATCGTATTCCCAAACAATCCAACGCAACTTCAATTCTTAACGACCCTGTGAGACTCAAGTGGTCAAGTTTAAGTTAGAATATACCATGAGTCAAACAAGCAGAGAAAATGTTACTTCCCCaacttttcttttgcaataaggTTATACTTctcaaaaagatatttataagGTTTCCACCGACTTCTATAGAAAGAAATCAAACTGCCCCCGTCGACTTCAGATCATTCACGTTCAATTTATTCATCTACTTCATTTCTGGTTAAATATTACGAAGATAGACCATATTCATGAAGTTATTcacaatgaaaataatatacaaaaattgatGTTGAATACATTTTTATAGTGATTTAAATGATAGAGAATTATTGTTTGAAtattttcaatcatttaaagaacaatgaaaatatattattatttacgaCATTTTTATCTCAATGTAAAATAGATTTTTCTTGTAACAATAGCCTTTATGACTCTTTTACGGCATCTTTTATACATTACATGatgtattaattgtttttcaatttctcttctttgcatctaaactatttttttataattatctggATGCGATTTTTAATAAGTAATCTTTTATGATTCACTctgtaaaaattatatgaaaaattaattttactttaagtGTGAATAAATTAAGACAAGAGCTGTTTGAGTTAATGAATTGTAGTAATATATTAGCTGTTTGAATTAGAAATTTATCTCTAAGTGTAAATTTAAAGATTATagagtaaaaaggaaaaaaagttgaataaaaaCTCCAAAATTTATTGTCTTTTTAGACTAAAAAAACATATCAATGTTTTATATAGGTTTAATTTAGGTTTTTTGGTATTGTATATCCTCCTCAATTAGTAatagattttcaaaaaatattttgaagatatcTAGATAGatgtataatatgaaaaatgatattttgacaccaattttttatattattttgacactgcacacgtgtcaaaacgtggttagacaatttcaaattaaaaaaagctgagacaaaggcatatttggaagaaataaatcaaagttcttttttaatttgaaatcgtccaaccacattttgacacgtgtgcagtgtcaaaatagtgtcaaaaaaattggtgtcaaaatatcattttcctaaaaatatatagattatactaaaattgaaaaacaaaaatattgggAAAGGGGATGACAATGTCCCTTTATCACCCTTCAAAGTTCTGTCCTATATGATATGTGAAGATTTTAAAGAAAGTCTTCCTaacagaaattttaaaattttaagctATAAAGATACTAGCTAGTAGCCTCGAAGAATTTTAGGAAGAATGTACCAAtagataaaattcaaattttataaagaggttgttgaaaattcaaatatttgtcTACCTTCATCTTTAACTTTTAGGATGGAGATACTCTCAGAAAAACTATTAATACTTAACTTTTGTTGGTCTTATTACTTAACAATTAATACTCTCAGAAATACTATTAATACTTAACTATTTGTGTGTCCGTGtgttttttaaatctatttactcttttaattgatgtctttgttgactttttttaaataatatgtaatatatttcCTACAAGAAAACtcttaaaataccaaaaatatatttagtgaTCAATTTTCTAAATAGTGTCTAATTCTTTGGTAGTCAAAATTTAGATAGCTAATATtagtgattaatttaaaaatcaaattttaatgaaaactatttttattactaattataattttttaaaaatattttagttattaaaaaaatttagtttataaattgatatttatggtaactaattattttttatcattaaaattgataataattttttaatatcgtTAATATTTCATCGCATTATTATTACTAGACACAAAATACCTTAactatgaatttttaaaaatggacaAACTCTAACCAGAAAATTTTGAACATCTCTTAAGCATAAAACTTGGTGGGTGCCGCAAgatattctaaaatattgtaACATATTGATTCTAACTATAGTTATTAATTTACCATACTTTCATATATTAAggttctaattatatataactccaatttaatataatattttattgttaaaaacagttgtttataagtaataattgttagattattttaatctaatattgACTCATGTAATGACTTTAAGGTAAAACAAACTTAATGTGATAATTATTGGATTATAAATGCATTAAAGTCCTATGAATTATTTTAGAGATATTAAGGGTACATTAATCTcggtaattttattttaaaaggtgttATCTTTGTTTTAAAAGTCGTTATCTAGTGAAAAATGAGTTACCTTTTGTAGACAACTAGAGATAAGAAATTTGATTGAAGATGTTCtcagaaaagtcaacaaaagagaaaatatttatcaatttcaaataaatattttgctaCAAGGTAATTTATGTAACTCTTCTGATAGTTGATTTCTGACCATAATAATTTGGTAAGTATACTATATTCGATGACCGATGGGAAAATTTAGGACTAGAACAAGTAATGGATCGACAAtgaaattaatatgtttaataaccatattaaatgcaaatatacgttatttatgagtgattgagAGAACATATTGTACGAGAATATGGTATAAATAGATAATTACCaagtattattgaatttgattgtctgatttaatgattataaatatattattcacgAGGTAAAACTTGatttatcctaataaaatatagatatcTCTATAAAACACATATATGATTTGAACGTCAGATTGTCTTTGACAAGTTAACCATTAATCGGAGAATTGCATTCTCAGACGTTCGAAATAGAGTAGAGAACGAAAAACGACTTATCCTGAAACCAATTCTTCCAAAACAAAGAATTAAAGATAGAGTAGTTTTCGTAAATTGAAttagtaaagtaaaaaaataaaaaaattatttagaaaaaaaaaaaagttgtgaaataaatttttaactttgGATAAAATCGTAAGAAGAgaagtaaatattattatgcaaTATTAATGACGAAACTTGTTACATTGACCTTTTACAGAGAAAAAAAGATTGAATTCGGGGGAATTTGAGAGTGGTATGGGAATAGCATAAAGAGGAGAAAGCTTCTTCAAGGTGATTCCATACTGCTCAGTCATGTCAAGGGTGTGAGGAGTGACACCCGGAGGAAGCTCCCAGCGGAAAGAGTGGAGAAACGCAGCCAACATTAAAGTGATCATCCGATTAGCAAGTGGCAAGCCAGGGCAAATTCTCCTACCACCACCAAAAGGCAAATACTCGAAATCCCTGCCTTTGAAATCTATGTTCGATCTCAGAAACCTTTCGGGCTGAAACGACAATGGCTCATCCCAAAACTGGGGGTTCCTCCCAATCGACCATGCATTGATCAGGACTTGGTTCCCTTTCTCAATGGTGTAACCACTCACTTCAACATCCTCTCCTGCAACGTACGGCAATAGAAGGGGAACAGCTGGATGAAGCCGAAGGGTTTCTTTCACTATTGCTCTCATGTACGGAAGTCTAGGAATGTCTGATTCTCTTATTTCAACGTTCGACGACCCAATCACTTCCATCAGTTCCTCTCTTGCTTTCTGCATTACTTCTGGATTCCGTAGAAGCTCTGCCATTGCCCACTCTGTTGTTGATCCTGATGTGTCACTCCCCGCTATGAACAAATCCTGCTCACACTCAATAACCACTCAACCTTGATTACACCCACCTTCGAAGCTtctaaaaacaaacatattattCTAAGAATAACTACTATTAATCTTCAACCGATATCTTATTCTTTTCACCAAACCGTAACCACCTTTACTGGAAAAAGAATTTTGGACAAACATTTGAACTaaactttaattgtttttgttgaaacaaacataaaacttccacttctcatatatatatattattcaacttTAAAAACACCATACGGTTAGCCTACTACACTCCTTAGTCCTTCCCCCAAACTTACACGTTTTTACAGCTTCAGTTATACACACATTACTCCAAACAATACATGACAACAATCCACCAACCTGCATGTTTTTTCAGATTCATTTCTATGCACATTGCACGAAACAATGTCATAATTACATGGAAAaagaaattcttttaacaatttttttttaaaatcttttaacaaCACATATGTAATGATTaccaaaaaattgttaaaatatcattatcctgaCCACAATCCACTGATAAGacacaaaaatatcttttaaccgtgctttaaatattatatatataaatcaagaTCACTTTATTAACGAAGGACgtgttttttcatttataatataactttGTCATATTTATCCTTTGAATATTAATGTGATTTTGTTTAGTGTTCAGGTGGACAATggttaaaattgaatattaatgtGATTTTGTTTAGTGTTCAGGTGGACAATGGTTAAAATTTCTTTGGAATTTATGATGTTAGTCCTTCAATACTTATTATCTTGTATCCAAGATAGCTAATGATTCTGTCATTTCAAAAGATTTCGTcaataaaaaactgaaaaaaaagttattttgacACCACGATTCACAATCACTCCCATTTGACACTTATTATTcttaataaagtattatattatagtaaaatattaatttatttgagtgtcaaatgaaaatattgttgtcaaagtatcaatGCTAAAAGAATCTAAGATGCccttatatattaactttaaattaataattaggGTTAAGATGGATAAAAGAAGTATAATAAGTTGATAATATTTAgatttcaatattaaatttgaggtttatttagaataaaaaaatttaataacaatattattactCGACTATTTCTAACTAATAAGTAATAAGGTGAAGAATAACTATTTTAATCTTTACAAATAAACTTCAAAAGACACCATAAATGTTTCTAATTTTAgtcactaaaattaaaaaaaatacattttaattcaattatactgaccttgtattttatatatttattttaaataataatctaaattacaatttaacacgtaaaaaaataaaatttaaaaaaattataattatttttttatatgaaagaattttaatttacggattaaaaaaaaaaagttaatgatgGAAGAGGACGGTGTTACCAGAATCAACGGCTTAATGCTTTCAACGGTGAAATGGGACGCCTCACCTAGTTCACACTGATCAAGCAACACATCCAAGAAATCCCCCTTGGCGACACGCGGACCCTCTCTTTCCGCAACACGTTTCCGAATCATGCGGTCGAAAATATCATGCAACCTGACGTATGAAACCGCCACATGTCCCTTAACGCCCTGCAAATCAAACGGCTTCAGCAAAGGAAAGTAGTCTGAGAGGTTAACCCTCCCTGCGTCCTCCATGATCCTCCACACCAGCTCCTTAAACTCCCCTGCACTCTCGAACTCAGGATCTACCAAATCCTCCGAAAACACCGTGTTCGATACCAGGTTCAGCATCGTCGCGAATGCCAGATCTCCAATTGGAACACATTTTCCATTCGAACCTTGCTTCCGAAGGTGCTCAACCAGTTCCTGTACTTTGCCGTGCCGGAGGTGCTGTAGCAGGTCCAGACGTTGGGCGGTAAAAATCTGAGTGGTACAGACGCGGCGGCGGTTGCGCCACCGTGAGTCGGCGGGGGCCCAGGCTAGGGTGTCGCCCACGTTGGGCTGCGCCGCCACGGATTCTGGGATGGGGCGGCTGGCGAAGGCTTGGTCGTTCTTTTGGAGGATTTCTTGGGCCACGGCTGGAGAAGAGACCACGGCCACGGTGACTGAGCCCAGACGGAGGGACATGATTGGGCCGTAGGTTTGGGCCAGAGAGGAGAGGGCGCAGTGTGGCTTGGGGCCCAGTTGGTGGAGGTTTCCGATTATGGGCAAGCCGGTTGGACCGGGGGCTTGGTTTTTTTTAACGCGGCGGTTGAGAATGAACCGGCTGGTGATGAGAAACAGTACGAGGAGTACCAGAAAGATGAAATGTTCCatgataaaatttgttgtttttttttttctcgtgaCGTGATTCAAACCTACTTAACATAACTGGTCCATGTTCTGTCAGGTTATGTCCTATATATATGAGTTGTAAGAGAGTTATAACTAACAACTCATATAAgcatatattaatttgtatattgcTAAGtgtttatgtattattattattattattctcatttaattgtgaaggaaaaatgaaagaaagtttGCATATTTTAGATTAGGCTAAATTACACTGGTATAATTTTATAgtattaaaatgtatatttacattttaatagtatattatttatatattttcgtattttaaataagtctcatttttctgatattttttttacttgcaCTCCTCTATGTATGTGTTTCCTCTGTATGTACTTCTTCGATTTGATCGATCTCGATGAAAGAGGATAcgttaatatatgttttaataaaagaaatctaatgagatattattttttattcatttctcaTATGTTTTCTAAAAGAAATGTAACTCTTATATCACTTGACAGTAAAATATTAGCTTCAGagttagtatttttattttttttatctcatggcttctgtatattattttttacaaatatagaaaaaataataatatactatcTGTTTTTTcgtaattgatttttaattatggCTTTCTTATTATagacttttcttttaataactatgcttttgaattttttattatgttgagataaattatgatttgaaatttttatataagaaagagattattattttaaaatttcaactccaaattttatattaacttttttaattattcagaTATGAAGAATTTATTAATCATACTTAAATTATGTCAATATTCGAtaagaataacaaaaacaaaaataatttatttgaacgATCGTTTAATTcgtcttaatttaatttttcttatttttacaagtaaaaatattattttctagattaaagattattaaaataatattacgaaATAAAgtggaaaatgatttttttttgctgACATATGATTAtttctattgaaaaaaaaaaaacaactcaaaatttttcttgtaattcAAGTATTGATGAGTTAAAAAATATGAAGGAATTAAGGAAAAccatttatatgtaatttattttttaattacaaatatgataaattatatattaatatttttatattaataattttttgggtGTGGGATTAAGATCAATGGTCTGAATTGTTGCATgaaatccaaatgttatttagTAAGAAGTTTCTGTATGTTCAAATTGGTCAAATAAtacttgtaaaaaaaattttaatgtcAAAGTTCACTCAATGTTTGATAGATAACAATTAATGCAATAGTTTAATAGAGATAATATATCTCTTTACctcaaacatttatttatatgttttgtgaGTCGATTCCACTCGTTGTCCTCATTGGAATGGTGATTGACTATCTTGAGTGGTATATGAGCGACTAGCCTATTTGGAGACCAACCTCTTTTGGTAACTTGTGTTATGAGTTGTGAAATGTACACTTTGAGTTGTGAGACTTCCATTAAGATTATTGTATGATCAATTGACCTATTTGATGTTCCGCTAAACTTATTGGTTTGTGTTTCAGATTGTGGGATAATCATCTGGATTGATATATAATCAAAAGACTTGTTTGGTGACTAACCCGACTCTTTGATTAATCACTTGAACTATAATTGACGGTTTAGTAATAATTGATTAGATCatcttataattaaaaacaataattaaatatataaatttttaaatatatattttttaacttttttaaaaaaaattattggtcAGATTTGTCTTTCTTCATGTAATGGATTAAGAGGTCgaaatcattattaaaaaccGAAAGGGATGTATTCCTAactttctatatataaattaagaaaaaggaagacTTGCTAAGATGGATTATTGACACTAAGATGGATTATTGACGCGTTTTCGCTGCCTTACCTAAACCTTACCAAAACATGATTGctaatatcttatttaaaattcttcatgaattattttaataatgtgatGGTAAATGTTTATTACATTTTGGTTGCACAAtcatttaatgtattttgacatccattaactttttatatcaTCCTGTATccgttattttactttttttctctcttttttttcaaatacaaaaGTGTATTTTCTAATAACCACATTACCACTTTGTCAATGATAAATGCCATTAATTGCACGCACCACTTTCGATTCAATCATTCATCGAATTTTATATATGTCCACCTCAATTATAGACAAAGTttaatccaaaaatttcaatgaACCAATAAACACAGtctttgacattttttattatttgtttggaaTAGAGACATCACTAAATGTTTTTTGgagttataaattaatttcctaTTTGTCTTAGTTAGAAAGTGAAAAGCCAGAcagtaaaaatatgaaaaaaaagtaaacagtaaagttttttaattaagaaaaagtgaaaataaataagtaaataaattcagattaatttcattgatataATAGAACTGTATCGGTATATTTAAAAGTGGTTAAATTACTCgtgtattaaaaattaaatataattaaacgtTAAAAGGTTTGTATGGTTGCAAATTGGAAtccatttataaataattgtcttttatataaagtttattctattaaaactaaatctttaaaaaataattgtaccAATTAAAGAGTTCCACGTGTTTCTAGAAGCTTTAatcaaaagataaaagtaaaaagaaaaaacgttAAATTGTATCCTGTACGTATTGTAAGAAAATCAcgtaatttgtttttctaaccAACAATAacatatctatatctatatatatatatatatatatatatatatatatatatatatatatatatatatatatataggggtttgttaacatgcctgtttttcagttggtacgttttaacaatgtgtaccggattatagtagacaaaagtatcctcatttatcatggattcaagttttaaggtcaaagatatttaaataattttcattctcaaaactaaaaaaaaaaaaaaccccaaacccttactcacctccctcattcctctcaaccctttctctttcatctctctcactccaacattttctctgtcatctctctcattccaacattttctctctcattccaacattttctctctcatccctACTTttgctccaattgaaaaaaaaaaaatcaaaaaccctttgtcatcagagatattttctctctcatctcaacattttctctgtcatcattccaacattttttctcttatctcaacccaattgaagatggtggtagcaatttgaatcagagatattttt
This genomic interval from Vigna radiata var. radiata cultivar VC1973A chromosome 8, Vradiata_ver6, whole genome shotgun sequence contains the following:
- the LOC106770627 gene encoding cytochrome P450 78A7, with the translated sequence MGLPSSALDTSWWVFTLPAIAGTQNLTHNPLLLIILTAILSIAIMAWAFPRGGGGLAWRNGKNQTGRVPIPGPKGVPLFGLLFSLNHALPHRTLASIASALSATKLMAFSLGSSPVVVTSDPHVAREILNSPHFADRPIKQSAKNLMFNRAIGFAPNGAYWRLLRRVASTHLFSPRRILAHEPGRLLDCAAMLRAIAHEQSKNGFVCLRKHLQDAALNNVMGTVFGRRYHDQDECYNRREIEEVRDMVREGFDLLGAFNWSDYVPWIRFFYDPLRVRERCSVLAPRVKKFVKRILEEHRIMAPFKELSDDSDFVDVLLSLEEDDKLEDDDIIAVLWEMIFRGTDTAALLTEWVMAELILNEQVQTRLRNELRSVVGKKMVVTDADVIKLPYLEAIVKETLRLHPIGPLLSWARLSTSDVHLSNGMVVPANTTAMVNMWAITHDPSVWHEPLVFKPERFVKSEGGVEVDIRGGDLRLAPFGAGRRVCPGKNLGLVTVSLWVANLVHRFHWFQDMANPVDLAEVLKLSCEMKNPLRALASPRFTN
- the LOC106769993 gene encoding geraniol 8-hydroxylase; amino-acid sequence: MEHFIFLVLLVLFLITSRFILNRRVKKNQAPGPTGLPIIGNLHQLGPKPHCALSSLAQTYGPIMSLRLGSVTVAVVSSPAVAQEILQKNDQAFASRPIPESVAAQPNVGDTLAWAPADSRWRNRRRVCTTQIFTAQRLDLLQHLRHGKVQELVEHLRKQGSNGKCVPIGDLAFATMLNLVSNTVFSEDLVDPEFESAGEFKELVWRIMEDAGRVNLSDYFPLLKPFDLQGVKGHVAVSYVRLHDIFDRMIRKRVAEREGPRVAKGDFLDVLLDQCELGEASHFTVESIKPLILDLFIAGSDTSGSTTEWAMAELLRNPEVMQKAREELMEVIGSSNVEIRESDIPRLPYMRAIVKETLRLHPAVPLLLPYVAGEDVEVSGYTIEKGNQVLINAWSIGRNPQFWDEPLSFQPERFLRSNIDFKGRDFEYLPFGGGRRICPGLPLANRMITLMLAAFLHSFRWELPPGVTPHTLDMTEQYGITLKKLSPLYAIPIPLSNSPEFNLFFSVKGQCNKFRH